In the genome of Pongo pygmaeus isolate AG05252 chromosome 9, NHGRI_mPonPyg2-v2.0_pri, whole genome shotgun sequence, one region contains:
- the ARHGAP32 gene encoding rho GTPase-activating protein 32 isoform X4 — translation MKSRPTKQKLKQRGILKERVFGCDLGEHLLNSGFEVPQVLQSCTAFIERYGIVDGIYRLSGVASNIQRLRHEFDSEHVPDLMKEPYVQDIHSVGSLCKLYFRELPNPLLTYQLYEKFSDAVSAATDEERLIKIHDVIQQLPPPHYRTLEFLMRHLSLLADYCSITNMHAKNLAIVWAPNLLRSKQIESACFSGTAAFMEVRIQSVVVEFILNHVDVLFSGKISMVMQEGAASLSRPKSLLVSSPSTKLLTLEEAQARTQAQVNSPIVTENKYIEVGEGPAALQGKFHTIIEFPLERKRPQNKMKKSPVGSWRSFFNLGKSSSVSKRKLQRNESEPSEMKAMALKGGRAEGTLRSAKSEESLTSLHAVDGDSKLFRPRRPRSSSDALSASFNGEMLGNRCNSYDNLPHDNESEEEGGLLHIPALMSPHSAEDVDLSPPDIGVASLDFDPMSFQCSPPKAESECLESGASFLDSPGYSKDKPSANKKDAETGGSQCQTPGSTASSEPVSPLQEKLSPFFTLDLSPTEEKSPKPSSFTEKVVYAFSPKIGRKLSKSPSVSISEPISVTLPPRVSEVIGTVSNTTAQNASSSTWDKCVEERDATNRSPTQIVKMKTNETDAQEAYESEVQPLDQVAAEEVELPGKEDQSVSSSQSKAVASGQTQTGAVTHDPPQDSVPVSSVSLIPPPPPPKNVARMLALALAESAQQASTQSLKRPGTSQAGYTNYGDIAVATTEDNLSSSYSAVALDKAYFQTDRPAEQFHLQNNAPGNCDHPLPETTAIGDPTHSNTTESGEQHHQVDLTGNQPHQAYLSGDPEKARITSVPLDSEKSDDHVSFPEDQSGKNSMPTVSFLDQDQSPPRFYSGDQPPSYLGASVDKLHHPLEFADKSSTPPNLPRDKIFLPSGSLADKSPTPPNLPSDKIYPPSGSPEENTSTATMTYMTATPATAQMSTKEASWDVAEQPTTADFAAATLQRTHRTNRPLPPPPSQRSAEQPPVVGQVQAATNIGLNNSHKVQGVVPVPERPPEPRAMDDPVSAFISDGGAAAAQCPMATAVQPGLPEKVRDGARAPLLHLRAESVPAHPCGFPAPLPPTRMMESKMVAAIHSSSADATSSSNYHSFVTASSASVDGALPLPLPVPQPKHASQKTVYSSFARPDVTTEPFGPENCLHFNMTPNCQYRPQSVPPHHNKLEQHQVYGARSEPPASMGLRYNTYVAPGRNASGHHSKPCSRIEYVSSLSSSVRNTCYPEDIPPYPTIRRVQSLHAPPSSMIRSVPISRTEVPPDDEPAYCPRPLYQYKPYQSSQARSDYHVTQLQPYFENGRVHYRYSPYSSSSSSYYSPDGALCDVDAYGTVQLRPLHRLPNRDFAFYNPRLQGKNLYSYAGLPPRPRANVTGYFSPNDHNVVNMPPAADVKHTYTSWDLEDMEKYRMQSIRRESRARQKVKGPVMSQYDNMTPPVQDDLGGIYVIHLRSKSDPGKTGLLSVAEGKESRHAAKAISPEGEDRFYRRHPEAEMDRVHHHGGHGSTQPEKPSLPQKQSSLRSRKLPDMGCSLPEHRAHQEASHRQFCESKNGPPYPQGAGQLDYGSKGIPDTSEPVSYHNSGVKYAASGQESLRLNHKEVRLSKEMERPWVRQPSAPEKHSRDCYKEEEHLTQSMVPPPKPERSHSLKLHHTQNVERDPSVLYQYQPHGKRQSSVTVVSQYDNLEDYHSLPQHQRGVFGGGSMGTYVPPGFPHPQSRTYATALGQGAFLPAELSLQHPETQIHAE, via the exons aaCACTGGAGTTCCTGATGAGACACTTGTCTCTTCTAGCTGACTATTGTTCCATCACAAATATGCATGCAAAAAATCTAGCAATTGTTTGGGCTCCAAACCTGTTAAG ATCAAAACAGATAGAATCTGCCTGCTTCAGTGGAACAGCAGCTTTCATGGAAGTGAGAATTCAGTCTGTGGTTGTTGAGTTCATCCTGAATCACGTTGATGTGCTCTTCAGTGGCAAAATCAGCATGGTCATGCAAGAAGGGGCAG cTTCTCTATCAAGGCCCAAGTCCCTCCTGGTATCCTCTCCATCCACCAAACTGCTGACATTGGAAGAGGCCCAGGCACGAACACAAGCTCAGGTCAATTCTCCAATTGTGACGGAAAATAAATATATCGAAGTAGGAGAAGGACCTGCTGCACTTCAGGGGAAATTTCATACCATAATTGAGTTCCCACTTGAAAG aAAGAGGCctcaaaataagatgaaaaagtcTCCTGTGGGTAGCTGGCGTTCCTTTTTCAACTTGGGGAAATCATCATCTGTTTCTAAACGAAAGCTGCAGCGGAATGAGAGTGAGCCTTCAGAGATGAAAGCCATGGCTCTGAAGG gTGGCAGGGCAGAAGGAACCCTCCGTTCAGCTAAAAGTGAGGAGTCTCTTACATCTCTCCATGCAGTTGATG gtgattctaagcTCTTCCGACCCAGAAGACCCAGATCTTCCAGTGATGCACTGTCTGCCTCTTTTAATGGAGAAATGCTGGGGAACCGCTGTAACTCCTATGATAACCTGCCTCATGACAATGAgagtgaggaggaaggagggctGCTTCATATCCCAGCCCTTATGTCTCCTCATTCAGCTGAGGATGTTGACTTGAGCCCACCAGACATTGGAGTAGCCAGCCTGGATTTTGATCCAATGTCATTTCAATGTAGTCCTCCTAAGGCCGAATCAGAATGTCTGGAGAGTGGTGCTTCCTTTTTAGATTCACCAGGATACTCCAAGGATAAACCAAGTGCCAATAAAAAGGATGCAGAAACAGGTGGTAGCCAATGTCAGACTCCAGGAAGCACAGCAAGCTCTGAACCTGTTTCTCCTCTTCAGGAGAAACTGAGTCCATTCTTTACCCTGGACTTGAGCCCGACTGAAGAGAAATCACCTAAGCCATCCTCCTTTACTGAAAAGGTCGTCTATGCTTTCTCTCCGAAGATAGGACGGAAATTAAGCAAATCACCTTCTGTGAGCATATCTGAGCCAATTTCAGTGACCCTACCACCACGGGTGTCAGAAGTCATTGGTACAGTCTCAAATACCACAGCTCAGAATGCATCATCTTCAACCTGGGACAAATGCGTTGAAGAAAGGGATGCCACGAATAGATCCCCCACCCAGATagtaaagatgaaaacaaatgagACAGATGCCCAGGAAGCATATGAATCTGAAGTCCAGCCCCTGGACCAGGTGGCTGCTGAAGAAGTAGAATTGCCAGGGAAAGAGGATCAGTCTGTCTCAAGCAGTCAGAGTAAGGCTGTAGCTTCTGGACAGACTCAGACAG GAGCAGTTACCCATGACCCCCCTCAGGATTCCGTTCCTGTCAGTTCAGTCTCTCTTATCCCACCACCACCGCCTCCGAAAAATGTTGCCCGAATGTTGGCGCTAGCATTAGCTGAGTCCGCACAGCAAGCCTCAACTCAGTCATTGAAGAGACCAGGGACCTCTCAGGCTGGGTATACAAATTATGGAGACATAGCGGTGGCTACAACTGAAGATAATCTGTCCAGTTCTTACTCTGCAGTTGCTCTAGATAAGGCCTATTTCCAAACCGATCGACCAGCAGAGCAGTTCCACCTTCAGAATAATGCACCAGGAAACTGTGACCATCCTCTACCAGAGACAACAGCTATTGGGGATCCTACCCATTCCAACACAACTGAATCTGGGGAGCAACATCACCAAGTAGACTTAACAGGGAATCAGCCACATCAAGCATATTTATCTGGGGACCCAGAAAAGGCCAGAATTACTTCAGTTCCCTTAGACTCAGAGAAGTCTGATGATCATGTAAGTTTCCCtgaagaccagtctgggaagAACAGTATGCCAACTGTCTCCTTCTTGGATCAGGACCAGTCTCCACCCCGTTTCTACAGTGGAGATCAGCCTCCTTCTTATCTTGGTGCAAGTGTGGATAAACTCCATCACCCTTTAGAATTTGCAGACAAATCTTCCACACCTCCTAATTTACCTAGGGATAAaatcttccttccttctgggtcCCTTGCAGACAAATCACCCACACCTCCTAATTTACCTAGCGATAAAATCTACCCTCCTTCTGGGTCCCCCGAAGAGAATACCAGCACAGCCACCATGACTTACATGACAGCTACTCCAGCAACAGCCCAAATGAGCACCAAGGAAGCCAGCTGGGATGTGGCTGAACAACCCACCACTGCTGATTTTGCTGCTGCCACACTTCAGCGCACTCACAGAACTAATCGtccccttccccctccacctTCCCAGAGATCTGCAGAGCAGCCACCAGTTGTGGGGCAGGTACAAGCAGCAACCAATATAGGATTAAATAATTCCCACAAG GTTCAAGGAGTAGTTCCAGTTCCAGAGAGGCCACCTGAACCTCGAGCCATGGATGACCCTGTGTCTGCCTTCATCAGTGAcggtggtgctgctgctgctcagTGTCCCATGGCTACAGCTGTCCAGCCAGGCCTGCCTGAGAAAGTGCGGGATGGTGCCCGGGCCCCGCTGCTGCACCTGCGCGCCGAGTCTGTCCCTGCACATCCCTGTGGCTTTCCTGCACCACTGCCCCCCACCAGGATGATGGAGAGTAAGATGGTTGCTGCCATACACTCCAGCAGTGCAGATGCCACCAGCAGTTCAAATTATCATTCCTTTGTCACTGCTTCATCCGCCTCTGTGGATGGTGCATTGCCTTTACCACTTCCTGTCCCACAACCTAAGCATGCTTCTCAGAAAACAGTTTACTCCTCCTTTGCTAGGCCCGATGTCACCACTGAACCCTTTGGTCCAGAAAACTGTTTGCATTTCAATATGACTCCAAACTGCCAGTACCGTCCCCAGAGTGTACCTCCACATCACAATAAATTGGAGCAGCACCAAGTGTATGGTGCCAGGTCAGAGCCACCAGCCTCCATGGGTCTTCGTTATAACACATATGTGGCCCCAGGAAGAAACGCATCTGGACACCACTCCAAGCCATGCAGCCGGATCGAGTATGTGTCTTCTTTGAGCTCCTCTGTTAGGAATACCTGTTACCCTGAAGACATTCCGCCATACCCTACCATCCGGAGAGTGCAGTCTCTCCATGCTCCGCCGTCTTCCATGATTCGCTCTGTTCCCATTTCACGGACAGAAGTTCCCCCAGATGATGAGCCAGCCTACTGCCCAAGACCCCTGTACCAATATAAGCCATATCAGTCCTCCCAGGCCCGCTCAGATTATCATGTCACTCAGCTTCAGCCTTACTTTGAGAATGGCCGGGTCCACTACAGGTATAGCCCATATTCCAGTTCTTCTAGTTCCTATTACAGTCCAGATGGGGCCCTGTGTGATGTGGATGCCTATGGCACAGTCCAGTTGAGACCCCTTCACCGCCTTCCCAATCGAGACTTTGCTTTCTACAATCCTAGGCTGCAAGGAAAGAACTTGTACAGTTATGCTGGTTTGCCTCCACGTCCCCGGGCCAACGTGACTGGCTATTTCTCTCCCAACGACCATAATGTAGTCAACATGCCTCCGGCTGCTGATGTAAAGCACACCTACACCTCATGGGATCTTGAGGACATGGAAAAATACCGCATGCAGTCCATCCGGAGAGAGAGCCGTGCtcggcagaaggtgaaagggccTGTCATGTCCCAATATGATAACATGACCCCGCCTGTGCAGGACGACTTGGGTGGGATCTATGTCATCCATCTGCGTAGTAAATCAGATCCTGGGAAAACTGGACTCCTCTCAgtggcagaaggaaaggagagccGCCATGCAGCCAAGGCCATCAGTCCGGAGGGAGAGGACCGCTTCTATAGGAGGCATCCCGAGGCAGAGATGGACAGAGTCCATCACCACGGAGGCCATGGTAGCACGCAGCCAGAGAAGCCATCCCTGCCTCAGAAGCAGAGCAGCCTGAGGAGCAGGAAGCTTCCTGACATGGGCTGCAGTCTCCCTGAGCACAGGGCACACCAGGAAGCAAGCCATAGGCAGTTCTGTGAGTCAAAGAATGGGCCCCCTTATCCCCAGGGAGCTGGCCAGTTAGATTATGGGTCCAAGGGGATTCCAGACACTTCTGAGCCAGTCAGCTACCATAACTCTGGAGTAAAATATGCTGCATCCGGGCAAGAATCTTTAAGACTGAACCACAAAGAGGTAAGGCTCTCAAAAGAGATGGAGCGACCCTGGGTTAGGCAGCCTTCTGCCCCAGAGAAACACTCCAGAGACTGCTACAAGGAGGAAGAACACCTCACTCAGTCAATGGTCCCACCCCCTAAACCAGAGAGGAGTCATAGCCTCAAACTCCATCATACCCAGAACGTGGAGAGGGACCCCAGTGTGCTGTACCAATACCAACCACACGGCAAGCGCCAGAGCAGTGTGACTGTTGTGTCCCAGTATGATAACCTGGAAGATTACCACTCCCTGCCTCAGCACCAGCGAGGAGTCTTTGGAGGGGGCAGCATGGGGACATATGTGCCCCCTGGCTTTCCCCATCCACAGAGCAGGACCTACGCTACAGCTTTGGGTCAAGGGGCCTTCCTGCCCGCAGAGTTGTCCTTGCAGCATCCTGAAACACAGATCCATGCAGAATGA
- the ARHGAP32 gene encoding rho GTPase-activating protein 32 isoform X3 — MVERQAWIPVSKKHGKLITFLRTFMKSRPTKQKLKQRGILKERVFGCDLGEHLLNSGFEVPQVLQSCTAFIERYGIVDGIYRLSGVASNIQRLRHEFDSEHVPDLMKEPYVQDIHSVGSLCKLYFRELPNPLLTYQLYEKFSDAVSAATDEERLIKIHDVIQQLPPPHYRTLEFLMRHLSLLADYCSITNMHAKNLAIVWAPNLLRSKQIESACFSGTAAFMEVRIQSVVVEFILNHVDVLFSGKISMVMQEGAASLSRPKSLLVSSPSTKLLTLEEAQARTQAQVNSPIVTENKYIEVGEGPAALQGKFHTIIEFPLERKRPQNKMKKSPVGSWRSFFNLGKSSSVSKRKLQRNESEPSEMKAMALKGGRAEGTLRSAKSEESLTSLHAVDGDSKLFRPRRPRSSSDALSASFNGEMLGNRCNSYDNLPHDNESEEEGGLLHIPALMSPHSAEDVDLSPPDIGVASLDFDPMSFQCSPPKAESECLESGASFLDSPGYSKDKPSANKKDAETGGSQCQTPGSTASSEPVSPLQEKLSPFFTLDLSPTEEKSPKPSSFTEKVVYAFSPKIGRKLSKSPSVSISEPISVTLPPRVSEVIGTVSNTTAQNASSSTWDKCVEERDATNRSPTQIVKMKTNETDAQEAYESEVQPLDQVAAEEVELPGKEDQSVSSSQSKAVASGQTQTGAVTHDPPQDSVPVSSVSLIPPPPPPKNVARMLALALAESAQQASTQSLKRPGTSQAGYTNYGDIAVATTEDNLSSSYSAVALDKAYFQTDRPAEQFHLQNNAPGNCDHPLPETTAIGDPTHSNTTESGEQHHQVDLTGNQPHQAYLSGDPEKARITSVPLDSEKSDDHVSFPEDQSGKNSMPTVSFLDQDQSPPRFYSGDQPPSYLGASVDKLHHPLEFADKSSTPPNLPRDKIFLPSGSLADKSPTPPNLPSDKIYPPSGSPEENTSTATMTYMTATPATAQMSTKEASWDVAEQPTTADFAAATLQRTHRTNRPLPPPPSQRSAEQPPVVGQVQAATNIGLNNSHKVQGVVPVPERPPEPRAMDDPVSAFISDGGAAAAQCPMATAVQPGLPEKVRDGARAPLLHLRAESVPAHPCGFPAPLPPTRMMESKMVAAIHSSSADATSSSNYHSFVTASSASVDGALPLPLPVPQPKHASQKTVYSSFARPDVTTEPFGPENCLHFNMTPNCQYRPQSVPPHHNKLEQHQVYGARSEPPASMGLRYNTYVAPGRNASGHHSKPCSRIEYVSSLSSSVRNTCYPEDIPPYPTIRRVQSLHAPPSSMIRSVPISRTEVPPDDEPAYCPRPLYQYKPYQSSQARSDYHVTQLQPYFENGRVHYRYSPYSSSSSSYYSPDGALCDVDAYGTVQLRPLHRLPNRDFAFYNPRLQGKNLYSYAGLPPRPRANVTGYFSPNDHNVVNMPPAADVKHTYTSWDLEDMEKYRMQSIRRESRARQKVKGPVMSQYDNMTPPVQDDLGGIYVIHLRSKSDPGKTGLLSVAEGKESRHAAKAISPEGEDRFYRRHPEAEMDRVHHHGGHGSTQPEKPSLPQKQSSLRSRKLPDMGCSLPEHRAHQEASHRQFCESKNGPPYPQGAGQLDYGSKGIPDTSEPVSYHNSGVKYAASGQESLRLNHKEVRLSKEMERPWVRQPSAPEKHSRDCYKEEEHLTQSMVPPPKPERSHSLKLHHTQNVERDPSVLYQYQPHGKRQSSVTVVSQYDNLEDYHSLPQHQRGVFGGGSMGTYVPPGFPHPQSRTYATALGQGAFLPAELSLQHPETQIHAE; from the exons aaCACTGGAGTTCCTGATGAGACACTTGTCTCTTCTAGCTGACTATTGTTCCATCACAAATATGCATGCAAAAAATCTAGCAATTGTTTGGGCTCCAAACCTGTTAAG ATCAAAACAGATAGAATCTGCCTGCTTCAGTGGAACAGCAGCTTTCATGGAAGTGAGAATTCAGTCTGTGGTTGTTGAGTTCATCCTGAATCACGTTGATGTGCTCTTCAGTGGCAAAATCAGCATGGTCATGCAAGAAGGGGCAG cTTCTCTATCAAGGCCCAAGTCCCTCCTGGTATCCTCTCCATCCACCAAACTGCTGACATTGGAAGAGGCCCAGGCACGAACACAAGCTCAGGTCAATTCTCCAATTGTGACGGAAAATAAATATATCGAAGTAGGAGAAGGACCTGCTGCACTTCAGGGGAAATTTCATACCATAATTGAGTTCCCACTTGAAAG aAAGAGGCctcaaaataagatgaaaaagtcTCCTGTGGGTAGCTGGCGTTCCTTTTTCAACTTGGGGAAATCATCATCTGTTTCTAAACGAAAGCTGCAGCGGAATGAGAGTGAGCCTTCAGAGATGAAAGCCATGGCTCTGAAGG gTGGCAGGGCAGAAGGAACCCTCCGTTCAGCTAAAAGTGAGGAGTCTCTTACATCTCTCCATGCAGTTGATG gtgattctaagcTCTTCCGACCCAGAAGACCCAGATCTTCCAGTGATGCACTGTCTGCCTCTTTTAATGGAGAAATGCTGGGGAACCGCTGTAACTCCTATGATAACCTGCCTCATGACAATGAgagtgaggaggaaggagggctGCTTCATATCCCAGCCCTTATGTCTCCTCATTCAGCTGAGGATGTTGACTTGAGCCCACCAGACATTGGAGTAGCCAGCCTGGATTTTGATCCAATGTCATTTCAATGTAGTCCTCCTAAGGCCGAATCAGAATGTCTGGAGAGTGGTGCTTCCTTTTTAGATTCACCAGGATACTCCAAGGATAAACCAAGTGCCAATAAAAAGGATGCAGAAACAGGTGGTAGCCAATGTCAGACTCCAGGAAGCACAGCAAGCTCTGAACCTGTTTCTCCTCTTCAGGAGAAACTGAGTCCATTCTTTACCCTGGACTTGAGCCCGACTGAAGAGAAATCACCTAAGCCATCCTCCTTTACTGAAAAGGTCGTCTATGCTTTCTCTCCGAAGATAGGACGGAAATTAAGCAAATCACCTTCTGTGAGCATATCTGAGCCAATTTCAGTGACCCTACCACCACGGGTGTCAGAAGTCATTGGTACAGTCTCAAATACCACAGCTCAGAATGCATCATCTTCAACCTGGGACAAATGCGTTGAAGAAAGGGATGCCACGAATAGATCCCCCACCCAGATagtaaagatgaaaacaaatgagACAGATGCCCAGGAAGCATATGAATCTGAAGTCCAGCCCCTGGACCAGGTGGCTGCTGAAGAAGTAGAATTGCCAGGGAAAGAGGATCAGTCTGTCTCAAGCAGTCAGAGTAAGGCTGTAGCTTCTGGACAGACTCAGACAG GAGCAGTTACCCATGACCCCCCTCAGGATTCCGTTCCTGTCAGTTCAGTCTCTCTTATCCCACCACCACCGCCTCCGAAAAATGTTGCCCGAATGTTGGCGCTAGCATTAGCTGAGTCCGCACAGCAAGCCTCAACTCAGTCATTGAAGAGACCAGGGACCTCTCAGGCTGGGTATACAAATTATGGAGACATAGCGGTGGCTACAACTGAAGATAATCTGTCCAGTTCTTACTCTGCAGTTGCTCTAGATAAGGCCTATTTCCAAACCGATCGACCAGCAGAGCAGTTCCACCTTCAGAATAATGCACCAGGAAACTGTGACCATCCTCTACCAGAGACAACAGCTATTGGGGATCCTACCCATTCCAACACAACTGAATCTGGGGAGCAACATCACCAAGTAGACTTAACAGGGAATCAGCCACATCAAGCATATTTATCTGGGGACCCAGAAAAGGCCAGAATTACTTCAGTTCCCTTAGACTCAGAGAAGTCTGATGATCATGTAAGTTTCCCtgaagaccagtctgggaagAACAGTATGCCAACTGTCTCCTTCTTGGATCAGGACCAGTCTCCACCCCGTTTCTACAGTGGAGATCAGCCTCCTTCTTATCTTGGTGCAAGTGTGGATAAACTCCATCACCCTTTAGAATTTGCAGACAAATCTTCCACACCTCCTAATTTACCTAGGGATAAaatcttccttccttctgggtcCCTTGCAGACAAATCACCCACACCTCCTAATTTACCTAGCGATAAAATCTACCCTCCTTCTGGGTCCCCCGAAGAGAATACCAGCACAGCCACCATGACTTACATGACAGCTACTCCAGCAACAGCCCAAATGAGCACCAAGGAAGCCAGCTGGGATGTGGCTGAACAACCCACCACTGCTGATTTTGCTGCTGCCACACTTCAGCGCACTCACAGAACTAATCGtccccttccccctccacctTCCCAGAGATCTGCAGAGCAGCCACCAGTTGTGGGGCAGGTACAAGCAGCAACCAATATAGGATTAAATAATTCCCACAAG GTTCAAGGAGTAGTTCCAGTTCCAGAGAGGCCACCTGAACCTCGAGCCATGGATGACCCTGTGTCTGCCTTCATCAGTGAcggtggtgctgctgctgctcagTGTCCCATGGCTACAGCTGTCCAGCCAGGCCTGCCTGAGAAAGTGCGGGATGGTGCCCGGGCCCCGCTGCTGCACCTGCGCGCCGAGTCTGTCCCTGCACATCCCTGTGGCTTTCCTGCACCACTGCCCCCCACCAGGATGATGGAGAGTAAGATGGTTGCTGCCATACACTCCAGCAGTGCAGATGCCACCAGCAGTTCAAATTATCATTCCTTTGTCACTGCTTCATCCGCCTCTGTGGATGGTGCATTGCCTTTACCACTTCCTGTCCCACAACCTAAGCATGCTTCTCAGAAAACAGTTTACTCCTCCTTTGCTAGGCCCGATGTCACCACTGAACCCTTTGGTCCAGAAAACTGTTTGCATTTCAATATGACTCCAAACTGCCAGTACCGTCCCCAGAGTGTACCTCCACATCACAATAAATTGGAGCAGCACCAAGTGTATGGTGCCAGGTCAGAGCCACCAGCCTCCATGGGTCTTCGTTATAACACATATGTGGCCCCAGGAAGAAACGCATCTGGACACCACTCCAAGCCATGCAGCCGGATCGAGTATGTGTCTTCTTTGAGCTCCTCTGTTAGGAATACCTGTTACCCTGAAGACATTCCGCCATACCCTACCATCCGGAGAGTGCAGTCTCTCCATGCTCCGCCGTCTTCCATGATTCGCTCTGTTCCCATTTCACGGACAGAAGTTCCCCCAGATGATGAGCCAGCCTACTGCCCAAGACCCCTGTACCAATATAAGCCATATCAGTCCTCCCAGGCCCGCTCAGATTATCATGTCACTCAGCTTCAGCCTTACTTTGAGAATGGCCGGGTCCACTACAGGTATAGCCCATATTCCAGTTCTTCTAGTTCCTATTACAGTCCAGATGGGGCCCTGTGTGATGTGGATGCCTATGGCACAGTCCAGTTGAGACCCCTTCACCGCCTTCCCAATCGAGACTTTGCTTTCTACAATCCTAGGCTGCAAGGAAAGAACTTGTACAGTTATGCTGGTTTGCCTCCACGTCCCCGGGCCAACGTGACTGGCTATTTCTCTCCCAACGACCATAATGTAGTCAACATGCCTCCGGCTGCTGATGTAAAGCACACCTACACCTCATGGGATCTTGAGGACATGGAAAAATACCGCATGCAGTCCATCCGGAGAGAGAGCCGTGCtcggcagaaggtgaaagggccTGTCATGTCCCAATATGATAACATGACCCCGCCTGTGCAGGACGACTTGGGTGGGATCTATGTCATCCATCTGCGTAGTAAATCAGATCCTGGGAAAACTGGACTCCTCTCAgtggcagaaggaaaggagagccGCCATGCAGCCAAGGCCATCAGTCCGGAGGGAGAGGACCGCTTCTATAGGAGGCATCCCGAGGCAGAGATGGACAGAGTCCATCACCACGGAGGCCATGGTAGCACGCAGCCAGAGAAGCCATCCCTGCCTCAGAAGCAGAGCAGCCTGAGGAGCAGGAAGCTTCCTGACATGGGCTGCAGTCTCCCTGAGCACAGGGCACACCAGGAAGCAAGCCATAGGCAGTTCTGTGAGTCAAAGAATGGGCCCCCTTATCCCCAGGGAGCTGGCCAGTTAGATTATGGGTCCAAGGGGATTCCAGACACTTCTGAGCCAGTCAGCTACCATAACTCTGGAGTAAAATATGCTGCATCCGGGCAAGAATCTTTAAGACTGAACCACAAAGAGGTAAGGCTCTCAAAAGAGATGGAGCGACCCTGGGTTAGGCAGCCTTCTGCCCCAGAGAAACACTCCAGAGACTGCTACAAGGAGGAAGAACACCTCACTCAGTCAATGGTCCCACCCCCTAAACCAGAGAGGAGTCATAGCCTCAAACTCCATCATACCCAGAACGTGGAGAGGGACCCCAGTGTGCTGTACCAATACCAACCACACGGCAAGCGCCAGAGCAGTGTGACTGTTGTGTCCCAGTATGATAACCTGGAAGATTACCACTCCCTGCCTCAGCACCAGCGAGGAGTCTTTGGAGGGGGCAGCATGGGGACATATGTGCCCCCTGGCTTTCCCCATCCACAGAGCAGGACCTACGCTACAGCTTTGGGTCAAGGGGCCTTCCTGCCCGCAGAGTTGTCCTTGCAGCATCCTGAAACACAGATCCATGCAGAATGA